One genomic window of Palaemon carinicauda isolate YSFRI2023 unplaced genomic scaffold, ASM3689809v2 scaffold172, whole genome shotgun sequence includes the following:
- the LOC137635775 gene encoding uncharacterized protein: MASSTGGIVAPAKFTASLGADNEREWRSFKQRFEIYLLASEKDNKPGETEVALLLNIGGEELLLIYNSFEFPVPATGNPNPANVLKDVLAKFDVYFSPRKNELMARYKFRRCMQETNETLETYVTRWKILVKDCNYGNQRDKQLRDQVVFGCTEDKLRQKLFEVEDLTLEKTLDLCVAFQASKRQMDVIKSTTRQTNDSVAEVREKSRREKTTDSRHNADHDGRPRYENNEGRPKSSKPSVPTNKLRPCKFCEEKHEWRKEKCPAHGKKCIKCGNHNHYAVKCKSRKINYVSGNDNDFDVNSSDESECEYLLRVCSKKDKLIEADFEVNGKVIKFQVDCGASVNVIPQYLIPNVNLKPCDTTLEVWTLDTVRPKGKCRLVIRHCKNRKKYNFEFLVVDCKYTPLLSK, translated from the coding sequence ATGGCTTCATCGACGGGAGGTATTGTAGCCCCAGCAAAATTCACTGCTAGCCTAGGAGCCGACAACGAACGTGAATGGAGGTCTTTTAAGCAACGGTTCGAGATTTATCTACTTGCTTCTGAAAAGGACAATAAACCTGGAGAGACTGAGGTGGCCCTACTTCTAAACATTGGAGGTGAAGAACTTCTACTGATATACAACTCTTTTGAATTTCCAGTCCCAGCAACCGGTAACCctaatccagccaatgtgttgaagGATGTTTTGGCGAAATTCGACGTCTATTTCTCTCCGCGCAAGAACGAACTCATGGCAAGGTACAAGTTTCGAAGATGTATGCAGGAAACAAACGAAACATTGGAAACTTACGTTACTAGATGGAAGATTCTTGTGAAGGACTGCAACTATGGTAACCAACGAGACAAGCAGCTGAGGGACCAAGTGGTGTTTGGATGTACTGAGGACAAGCTTCGTCAGAAATTATTTGAAGTCGAAGACCTTACCCTTGAGAAGACATTGGATTTGTGTGTGGCCTTTCAAGCAAGCAAAAGACAGATGGACGTCATCAAGTCTACTACTCGCCAGACCAATGACAGTGTGGCCGAAGTGAGAGAAAAGTCTAGAAGGGAGAAGACTACTGATAGCAGACACAACGCAGACCATGATGGTAGGCCTAGGTATGAAAACAATGAAGGTAGGCCTAAGTCCAGTAAACCCAGTGTTCCTACGAATAAGTTGCGTCCTTGCAAATTTTGTGAGGAAAAACATGAATGGCGTAAGGAAAAGTGTCCAGCTCATGGtaagaaatgtataaaatgtgGTAATCATAATCATTATGCTGTTAAATGCAAAAGtaggaaaataaattatgtatcaGGTAATGACAATGACTTTGATGTGAACAGTTCAGATGAATCTGAATGTGAATATTTGCTTAGAGTGTGTAGTAAAAAGGATAAGCTAATTGAAGCTGATTTTGAAGTTAATGGTAAAGTAATCAAATTTCAAGTAGATTGTGGAGCTAGCGTAAATGTAATTCCTCAATATTTAATTCCCAATGTCAATTTAAAGCCTTGTGACACTACCCTAGAAGTGTGGACTTTAGACACAGTTAGACCTAAGGGAAAATGCAGGTTAGTAATTAGacattgcaagaataggaagaaatataACTTTGAATTTTTGGTTGTTGATTGTAAATACACTCCATTATTAAGTAAATGA